The following are encoded together in the Thunnus albacares chromosome 7, fThuAlb1.1, whole genome shotgun sequence genome:
- the rcn2 gene encoding reticulocalbin-2 isoform X2, whose product MKIIILANSTTLNMTCMSCWEIRLLIKGLKTIDTEELKKLSPAEQRKKMMEIVKKIDTNADNLLSAEEITLWIQQVYRRYALDDAEERFPEFDTDKDGVVTWEEYNMVTHDQLISFDESTDLDDPEQESLRHLHLKERRRFDVADMDGTPGLNVTEFLAFTHPSEVDHMADFAIEDVLSEYDTDKDGFISLSEFIGDVRGDEDTPSQWEIEETVRFKDLYDQDKDGKLNREEQLRWVAPNSYGSAREEALHLIKEMDHDGDGHISEAEVLKNQDTFMNSEVTDYGRQLHISHDEL is encoded by the exons ATGAAGATCATTATATTGGCCAACAGCACAACTCTGAACATGACATGCATGTCCTGCTGGGAGATCAGGTTGCTAATTAAAGGCCTGAAAACAATA GACACTGAGGAGTTAAAGAAACTTAGTCCAGcagaacagaggaaaaagatGATGGAAATTGTAAAGAAGATCGATACAAATGCCGACAATCTGCTAAGTGCAG AGGAGATCACACTATGGATTCAACAGGTCTATAGAAGATATGCTCTGGATGATGCAGAGGAGCGGTTCCCTGAGTTCGACACTGACAAAGACGGTGTTGTAACTTGGGAGGAATACAACATGGTCACTCATGACCAGCTCATTAGTTTCGATGAAAGTACCGATCTGGATGACCCGGAGCAAGAGTCTCTCAGACAT CTCCACCTGAAGGAGAGGAGGCGCTTTGATGTTGCTGATATGGACGGCACGCCCGGCCTCAATGTAACAGAGTTTCTCGCCTTCACCCATCCATCTGAAGTGGATCACATGGCT GATTTTGCCATTGAAGATGTGTTGAGTGAATATGACACAGATAAAGATGGATTCATCAGTCTGAGTGAATTTATCGGAGATGTTCGTGGAGATG AGGACACCCCTTCACAGTGGGAGATTGAAGAAACAGTGCGCTTTAAAGACCTCTATGATCAAGATAAGGATGGCAAGTTGAATCGAGAGGAGCAGCTCCGTTGGGTTGCGCCTAACAGCTATGGTTCGGCAAGAGAAGAG GCTCTTCACCTCATCAAGGAAATGGACCACGATGGCGACGGACACATCTCAGAGGCTGAAGTTTTGAAAAATCAAGACACATTCATGAACAGTGAAGTGACAGACTACGGCAGACAGCTGCATATATCACACGATGAATTATAA
- the rcn2 gene encoding reticulocalbin-2 isoform X1 → MAPSALMTSALLLLQFGLGENSHKHLHEDHYIGQQHNSEHDMHVLLGDQDTEELKKLSPAEQRKKMMEIVKKIDTNADNLLSAEEITLWIQQVYRRYALDDAEERFPEFDTDKDGVVTWEEYNMVTHDQLISFDESTDLDDPEQESLRHLHLKERRRFDVADMDGTPGLNVTEFLAFTHPSEVDHMADFAIEDVLSEYDTDKDGFISLSEFIGDVRGDEDTPSQWEIEETVRFKDLYDQDKDGKLNREEQLRWVAPNSYGSAREEALHLIKEMDHDGDGHISEAEVLKNQDTFMNSEVTDYGRQLHISHDEL, encoded by the exons ATGGCACCATCTGCATTGATGACCTCGGCGCTGCTGCTCCTTCAGTTTGGCTTGGGAGAAAACTCTCACAAACATCTTCATGAAGATCATTATATTGGCCAACAGCACAACTCTGAACATGACATGCATGTCCTGCTGGGAGATCAG GACACTGAGGAGTTAAAGAAACTTAGTCCAGcagaacagaggaaaaagatGATGGAAATTGTAAAGAAGATCGATACAAATGCCGACAATCTGCTAAGTGCAG AGGAGATCACACTATGGATTCAACAGGTCTATAGAAGATATGCTCTGGATGATGCAGAGGAGCGGTTCCCTGAGTTCGACACTGACAAAGACGGTGTTGTAACTTGGGAGGAATACAACATGGTCACTCATGACCAGCTCATTAGTTTCGATGAAAGTACCGATCTGGATGACCCGGAGCAAGAGTCTCTCAGACAT CTCCACCTGAAGGAGAGGAGGCGCTTTGATGTTGCTGATATGGACGGCACGCCCGGCCTCAATGTAACAGAGTTTCTCGCCTTCACCCATCCATCTGAAGTGGATCACATGGCT GATTTTGCCATTGAAGATGTGTTGAGTGAATATGACACAGATAAAGATGGATTCATCAGTCTGAGTGAATTTATCGGAGATGTTCGTGGAGATG AGGACACCCCTTCACAGTGGGAGATTGAAGAAACAGTGCGCTTTAAAGACCTCTATGATCAAGATAAGGATGGCAAGTTGAATCGAGAGGAGCAGCTCCGTTGGGTTGCGCCTAACAGCTATGGTTCGGCAAGAGAAGAG GCTCTTCACCTCATCAAGGAAATGGACCACGATGGCGACGGACACATCTCAGAGGCTGAAGTTTTGAAAAATCAAGACACATTCATGAACAGTGAAGTGACAGACTACGGCAGACAGCTGCATATATCACACGATGAATTATAA